Proteins from one Devosia chinhatensis genomic window:
- a CDS encoding ROK family protein, whose protein sequence is MDNAVIRSLSGGVNQSGVRDYNERLLLTLLQRNGPTAGSELARLANLSPQTISIILREMEAEGLLERGTPIKGKVGKPSVPMHLAENGVLSLGCKIGRRSAVLLLADFRGTVRQELQLTYEYPLPGPIFTFLQEGLKTILAACSPTERQRICGIGIGLPFELWRWNELVGPPSDDFVSWKDVDFVAELAKFTDLPVSMVNDATAGCQAEQIYGRGKEFRDYAYFFIGAFIGGGIVLNHSVYQGHHGNAGALGSLRSFGPQGESQQLIDTASIHLLEARLAENGHDPRDLWAQPQDWSRFSRFVDPWLGRTAQELARASLSVCAVIDFEAILIDGAFPEMVKHDLVERTRRYLVNQDMRGLIAPRIEAGAVGGNARALGAAASPLFERYFMNASIRL, encoded by the coding sequence ATGGACAATGCAGTCATCCGATCGCTGAGCGGGGGCGTGAACCAAAGTGGGGTTCGCGACTATAATGAACGTCTGCTGCTGACCCTGCTGCAGCGCAATGGCCCGACCGCCGGCAGCGAATTGGCGCGGCTCGCAAACCTGTCTCCACAGACCATCTCGATCATCCTGCGCGAAATGGAGGCCGAAGGGCTGCTCGAGCGCGGCACCCCGATCAAGGGGAAGGTGGGTAAGCCTTCCGTGCCCATGCATCTGGCAGAAAATGGCGTGCTCTCCCTGGGCTGCAAGATCGGGCGGCGCAGCGCGGTGCTGCTGCTTGCCGATTTTCGCGGCACGGTTCGGCAGGAATTGCAGCTGACCTACGAATATCCCCTGCCCGGCCCGATCTTTACCTTTCTCCAAGAAGGGCTCAAGACCATCCTTGCGGCATGCAGCCCCACAGAACGCCAGCGCATCTGCGGTATCGGCATCGGCCTGCCGTTCGAGCTCTGGCGCTGGAACGAATTGGTGGGCCCTCCATCCGACGATTTCGTTTCCTGGAAGGATGTCGACTTCGTCGCCGAGCTGGCAAAATTTACCGACCTGCCGGTCAGCATGGTCAATGACGCTACCGCTGGCTGCCAGGCCGAACAGATCTATGGGCGCGGCAAGGAGTTTCGTGATTACGCCTATTTCTTCATCGGTGCCTTTATTGGCGGCGGCATCGTCCTCAATCATTCGGTCTATCAGGGCCATCACGGCAATGCCGGCGCTCTGGGGTCGTTGCGCAGTTTCGGCCCACAAGGGGAAAGCCAGCAATTGATCGACACCGCCTCGATCCACCTGCTCGAGGCGCGCCTGGCCGAGAACGGCCACGACCCACGCGATCTTTGGGCGCAGCCGCAGGACTGGAGCCGGTTTTCCCGGTTCGTCGATCCTTGGCTCGGGCGGACGGCACAGGAACTGGCCCGGGCCAGCCTTTCCGTCTGCGCCGTGATCGATTTCGAGGCCATCCTGATCGATGGCGCCTTTCCCGAAATGGTCAAGCACGACCTCGTCGAGCGCACGCGGCGTTATCTCGTCAACCAGGACATGCGCGGCCTCATCGCCCCCCGCATCGAGGCCGGCGCGGTGGGCGGAAATGCCCGGGCATTGGGCGCCGCGGCCAGCCCGCTCTTCGAGCGCTATTTCATGAATGCCAGTATAAGGCTCTAG
- a CDS encoding sugar ABC transporter substrate-binding protein, whose product MKKLLLGTALCLAAMTPAAMAQDVSACLITKADTNPFFVKMKEGAEAKAAELGVTLKSYAGKIDGDHETQVAAIETCIADGAKGILITASDTSAIVQSVQQARDAGLVVIALDTPLTPIDAADATFATDNFLAGELIGKWAAAKMGAEAANAKIAMLDLAVSQPSVDVLRDQGFLTGFGIDVADPNKWGDETDPRIVGHDVTAGNEEGGRKAMENLLAKDPMINLVYTINEPSAAGAYEALKSIGRENDVTIVSVDGGCPGVANVKDGVIGATSQQYPLQMAALGVEAIKAWADSGAKPEPTPGKDFFDTGVKLVTDTPADGVESIDSAEGTNLCWG is encoded by the coding sequence ATGAAAAAGCTGCTTTTGGGCACGGCCTTGTGCCTGGCTGCCATGACGCCTGCGGCAATGGCCCAGGATGTGAGCGCCTGCCTCATCACCAAGGCCGATACCAATCCGTTTTTCGTCAAGATGAAGGAAGGCGCCGAGGCCAAGGCTGCCGAGCTGGGCGTGACGCTCAAGTCCTATGCCGGCAAGATCGACGGCGATCATGAAACCCAGGTGGCGGCCATCGAAACCTGCATCGCTGATGGCGCCAAGGGCATTCTGATAACGGCCTCGGATACCTCTGCAATCGTGCAATCGGTGCAGCAGGCCCGCGACGCCGGCCTCGTCGTCATCGCACTCGATACGCCCCTCACGCCGATCGATGCCGCCGATGCCACCTTTGCCACCGACAATTTTCTGGCCGGTGAACTGATCGGAAAGTGGGCCGCCGCCAAGATGGGCGCGGAAGCTGCCAATGCCAAGATCGCCATGCTGGACCTGGCGGTCAGCCAGCCCAGCGTCGACGTCTTGCGCGACCAGGGGTTCCTCACAGGCTTTGGCATCGACGTCGCCGATCCCAACAAGTGGGGCGATGAAACCGATCCACGCATCGTCGGCCATGACGTGACCGCGGGGAACGAGGAGGGTGGCCGCAAGGCGATGGAAAACCTGCTCGCCAAAGACCCGATGATCAACCTCGTCTATACGATCAATGAGCCCTCCGCTGCCGGTGCCTACGAGGCCCTGAAGTCGATCGGCCGGGAGAATGACGTCACCATCGTTTCCGTCGACGGCGGCTGCCCCGGCGTCGCCAATGTGAAGGACGGCGTGATCGGCGCTACCTCCCAGCAATATCCCCTGCAGATGGCGGCACTCGGCGTCGAGGCGATCAAGGCCTGGGCCGATAGCGGCGCCAAGCCCGAACCAACCCCCGGCAAGGACTTCTTCGACACCGGCGTCAAGCTTGTGACCGATACGCCGGCCGATGGCGTCGAGTCCATCGACAGCGCCGAAGGCACCAATCTCTGCTGGGGCTAG
- a CDS encoding ABC transporter permease, producing the protein MSNPSEAEQGLTRRSESIASFDHQMTLLSRVQHALHSNPALVPLIVLVFSVIVFGALLGTKFFSSFAMTLILQQVAIVGIVGAAQSLVILTAGIDLSVGAIMVLSSVIMGQFTFRLGMPPAVAIACGLVVGTFIGFVNGWLIARVKLPPFIVTLGIWQIALATNFLYSGNETIRAQEIETQAPLLQFFGKSFTLGGAVFTYGVIFFIVLVLVLAYVLRHTAWGRHVYAVGDDPDAAALSGVNTKRILISVYMLSGLICAFAGWVLIGRIGSVSPTSGQSANIESITAVVIGGISLFGGRGSIMGMFFGALIVGVFSLGLRLMGADAQWTYLLIGALIIAAVAIDQWIRKVSA; encoded by the coding sequence ATGTCGAACCCGTCCGAGGCCGAGCAGGGCCTCACGAGGCGCAGCGAAAGCATTGCCAGTTTCGATCATCAGATGACCCTATTGTCGCGTGTCCAGCATGCGCTGCATTCGAACCCGGCGCTGGTCCCGCTCATCGTCCTCGTATTTTCGGTCATTGTCTTCGGAGCCCTTCTGGGCACCAAGTTCTTCTCGTCCTTTGCCATGACGCTGATCCTCCAGCAGGTGGCCATTGTCGGCATCGTCGGCGCGGCCCAGTCTCTGGTGATCCTTACCGCCGGCATCGATCTGTCCGTGGGCGCGATCATGGTGCTCAGCTCGGTGATCATGGGCCAGTTCACTTTCCGCCTGGGCATGCCGCCGGCTGTTGCCATTGCCTGCGGCCTCGTGGTCGGTACCTTCATCGGGTTCGTCAACGGCTGGCTCATCGCGCGGGTGAAGCTGCCTCCGTTCATCGTCACTCTGGGTATCTGGCAAATCGCTCTTGCCACCAACTTCCTCTATTCGGGCAACGAAACCATCCGCGCCCAGGAAATCGAGACCCAGGCCCCATTGCTGCAGTTTTTCGGCAAGTCCTTCACCCTGGGCGGCGCGGTGTTCACCTATGGGGTGATCTTCTTCATCGTGCTGGTGCTGGTCCTGGCCTATGTGCTGCGTCACACCGCATGGGGGCGCCATGTCTATGCCGTGGGGGACGATCCGGATGCAGCCGCGCTTTCCGGCGTCAACACCAAGCGCATCCTCATTTCGGTCTATATGCTGTCCGGCCTCATCTGCGCCTTTGCCGGCTGGGTCCTGATCGGCCGCATCGGTTCCGTGTCGCCGACATCGGGGCAATCGGCCAATATCGAATCCATTACGGCCGTGGTGATCGGGGGCATTTCGCTGTTCGGCGGGCGCGGTTCGATCATGGGCATGTTCTTCGGCGCGCTCATCGTGGGTGTCTTCTCGCTTGGCCTGCGCCTGATGGGCGCCGACGCGCAATGGACTTACCTGCTCATCGGCGCCCTCATCATTGCCGCCGTTGCCATCGATCAGTGGATCAGAAAGGTGTCTGCCTGA
- a CDS encoding ATP-binding cassette domain-containing protein, translating to MEPILSARALNKRYGRVTALDNCDFDLMPGEILAVIGDNGAGKSSLIKALSGAIRPDSGDIFLEGQKIEFSSPIDARLAGVETVYQTLAMSPALSIADNMFMGREIRKPGFMGKVLRQLDRPAMERIAREKLSELGLMTIQNINQAVETLSGGQRQGVAVARAAAFGSKVIILDEPTAALGVKESRRVLDLIQDVRARGIPIILISHNMPHVFEVANRIHVHRLGRRLCVIDPKDYTMSDAVAFMTGAKSAPGAAMAA from the coding sequence ATGGAACCCATTCTTTCCGCCCGCGCCCTCAACAAGCGCTATGGACGCGTGACTGCCCTCGACAATTGCGACTTCGACCTGATGCCGGGGGAAATCCTCGCCGTCATCGGCGACAATGGCGCGGGCAAATCCTCCCTGATCAAGGCGCTGTCCGGCGCCATCAGGCCCGATAGCGGCGACATCTTTCTTGAAGGGCAAAAGATCGAGTTTTCCTCGCCAATCGATGCGCGACTGGCCGGGGTCGAAACCGTCTACCAGACGCTGGCCATGTCACCGGCCCTCTCGATCGCCGACAACATGTTCATGGGGCGGGAAATCCGCAAGCCTGGCTTCATGGGAAAGGTCTTGCGCCAGCTCGATCGTCCCGCCATGGAGCGCATTGCCCGCGAGAAGCTGTCCGAGCTGGGCCTGATGACCATTCAGAACATCAACCAGGCCGTCGAAACCCTCTCCGGCGGGCAACGGCAGGGCGTGGCGGTGGCGCGCGCCGCGGCCTTCGGTTCGAAAGTCATCATCCTCGACGAGCCCACCGCAGCACTCGGCGTCAAGGAATCCCGTCGCGTGCTCGATCTCATCCAGGACGTGCGGGCGCGGGGCATCCCCATCATCCTCATCAGTCACAACATGCCGCACGTTTTCGAGGTGGCCAATCGCATCCATGTGCATCGCCTGGGCCGGCGCCTCTGCGTGATCGATCCAAAGGATTATACGATGTCCGATGCCGTGGCATTCATGACCGGTGCCAAGAGCGCGCCGGGAGCCGCCATGGCAGCGTAA
- a CDS encoding 2'-deoxycytidine 5'-triphosphate deaminase, with amino-acid sequence MSEAWPKGVFPARLIEKLHEQGAIRADRAFDADQVQPASLDLRLGKTAFRVRSSFLPGPSHSVAERIEALKLHEIDLSKGAVLERGCVYLVPLEERLDLPEGVSASANPKSSTGRLDVFTRVIGDRARGFDQLPSGYSGPLYLEISPRTFPILVRTGSRLSQMRFRGGDSRLSIGEHQALHASDVLVIGGEQPVDNGVALSIDLVGQGRDGLIGFRSKRHTAVVDVDKKAALDVLDFWEPLYARGRSELILDPDEFYILVSLEAVHVPPTHAAEMVPFDPLVGEFRVHYAGFFDPGFGHSAAGGTGSRAVLEVRSREVPFLLGHGQIIGRLIYENLAEAPDRLYGSDLGSNYQAQTLKLSKHFKPFSA; translated from the coding sequence ATGAGCGAAGCTTGGCCGAAAGGCGTCTTTCCGGCGCGATTGATCGAAAAGCTGCATGAGCAGGGCGCCATTCGCGCCGATCGCGCCTTCGATGCCGACCAGGTCCAGCCGGCCAGCCTCGACCTGCGGCTCGGCAAGACCGCTTTTCGCGTGCGCTCGAGCTTTCTGCCGGGACCCAGCCACTCGGTGGCAGAGCGCATCGAGGCGCTCAAACTGCATGAGATCGACCTCAGCAAGGGCGCCGTTCTCGAGCGCGGCTGCGTCTATCTCGTTCCGCTCGAGGAACGCCTTGATCTGCCCGAGGGTGTGAGCGCCTCCGCAAATCCTAAAAGCTCGACCGGCCGGCTGGACGTATTCACCCGCGTCATCGGCGACCGCGCCCGGGGCTTTGACCAATTGCCTTCAGGCTATAGCGGTCCGCTCTATCTTGAAATCAGCCCGCGCACCTTTCCGATCCTTGTCCGGACCGGATCGCGCCTGAGCCAGATGCGGTTTCGTGGCGGCGACAGCCGGCTTTCCATCGGCGAGCATCAGGCGCTTCATGCCAGCGACGTGCTGGTCATCGGCGGCGAGCAGCCGGTGGATAATGGCGTTGCGCTATCAATCGATCTCGTGGGCCAAGGCCGGGACGGGCTGATCGGCTTCCGCTCCAAGCGCCACACGGCCGTGGTGGACGTCGACAAAAAGGCGGCGCTCGACGTGCTCGATTTCTGGGAGCCGCTTTACGCGCGGGGCCGCAGCGAACTGATCCTGGACCCTGACGAATTCTACATCCTCGTCAGCCTCGAGGCGGTGCATGTGCCGCCGACCCATGCGGCGGAAATGGTGCCCTTCGATCCGCTGGTCGGGGAATTCCGCGTCCATTATGCCGGTTTCTTCGATCCCGGCTTTGGGCATTCGGCTGCAGGCGGTACCGGAAGCCGGGCCGTGCTGGAGGTGCGCAGCCGCGAAGTGCCCTTCCTTCTGGGCCATGGCCAGATCATCGGCCGGCTGATTTACGAGAACCTCGCGGAGGCGCCGGATCGTCTCTATGGATCAGACTTGGGCTCGAACTATCAGGCGCAAACGCTCAAGCTTTCCAAGCATTTCAAGCCATTTTCAGCCTGA
- the metZ gene encoding O-succinylhomoserine sulfhydrylase codes for MTKTNNPLNDPKKLSAATQMVHGGGMRSGFNETSEALFLNSGYSYPSSEHAELLFQGKIAGGHNYSRFSNPTVDMFEDRMALLEGAEAGKAFASGMSAVTNAVMSQVRAGDHIVASQALFGGCRYVVEDFAPRFGVASTLVDGRDSENFARAMQPNTKLVFIETPTNPTLELVDIRAVADIAHAHGAKLIVDNVFSTALFQKPLELGADLVTYSATKHIDGQGRVLGGIVLGSKELIEGDVHTFLRQTGATLSAFNAWVLLKGLETYALRVERMTDTAEKVAAALSGHPKIERVIYPHDPNHPQYELAKRQMTRGSTLLAIDVKNGQEGAFALSDSLAVILISNNLGDAKSLITHPRTTTHARLTEEVRLETGVTPGLLRLSVGLEDPDDLIADLMYGLDQV; via the coding sequence ATGACAAAGACCAACAACCCCCTGAACGATCCCAAGAAGCTCTCTGCAGCGACACAGATGGTTCATGGCGGCGGCATGCGCTCAGGCTTCAACGAGACCAGCGAGGCGCTGTTTCTCAATTCGGGTTATTCCTATCCCAGCTCCGAGCACGCCGAATTACTGTTCCAGGGCAAGATTGCCGGGGGACATAATTACTCGCGATTTTCCAATCCGACGGTGGACATGTTTGAGGACCGCATGGCGCTTCTGGAGGGCGCAGAGGCCGGCAAGGCTTTCGCCTCCGGCATGTCTGCGGTCACCAATGCGGTGATGAGCCAGGTCAGGGCGGGCGATCATATCGTAGCCTCCCAGGCTTTGTTCGGCGGCTGCCGCTATGTCGTGGAAGACTTCGCACCGCGCTTCGGTGTCGCCTCGACCCTGGTGGACGGCCGCGACTCGGAGAACTTCGCCCGTGCCATGCAGCCCAATACCAAGCTCGTATTCATCGAGACGCCGACCAATCCGACGCTGGAGCTGGTCGATATCCGCGCCGTCGCCGACATTGCCCACGCCCATGGCGCCAAACTCATCGTCGACAATGTGTTTTCGACCGCGCTCTTTCAAAAGCCCTTGGAACTGGGGGCGGACCTCGTCACGTATTCGGCGACCAAGCATATCGATGGCCAGGGCCGCGTGCTGGGCGGCATCGTTCTGGGTTCCAAGGAGCTCATCGAAGGCGATGTGCATACCTTCCTTCGCCAGACCGGTGCGACGCTCAGCGCCTTCAATGCCTGGGTATTGCTCAAGGGCCTGGAAACCTACGCCCTACGCGTCGAGCGCATGACAGACACTGCCGAAAAAGTCGCGGCAGCGCTTTCCGGCCATCCGAAGATCGAGCGGGTCATCTACCCGCATGATCCAAACCATCCGCAGTATGAGCTGGCCAAGCGCCAGATGACGCGTGGTTCCACCCTACTCGCGATCGACGTCAAAAACGGGCAGGAAGGTGCCTTTGCGCTGTCGGACAGTCTGGCGGTCATCCTGATCTCGAACAATCTGGGCGATGCCAAGTCGCTCATCACCCATCCGCGCACCACCACCCATGCCCGCCTTACCGAGGAGGTCCGCCTCGAAACCGGCGTCACCCCGGGCCTCCTGCGCCTCTCGGTCGGTCTCGAAGACCCCGACGATCTGATCGCTGACCTCATGTATGGACTGGATCAGGTCTGA
- a CDS encoding transporter substrate-binding domain-containing protein has protein sequence MRSLFKRCMSALACLLLALPAAAQPLPYHVDPDAREILPNLQPVPAIRFLTTADFPPFNFRDPGGELIGFNIDLARRICIEVNVACTIQAWPWDQAANALADNQGDALIAGLSMTPENGELYDFSSVYLALPGRFLTRAQAVEGFRAETLDGQKVSVRAGSAHEQFLIRYLPNIERMEFDDELEALEAVKSGSVAAFFGDAMRASFWLNDNLACCGFAGEPYFRPDLFGDGLSIAMPAGNDAVRHAIDWALVRLKQNGALDELYLRWFPVGFY, from the coding sequence ATGCGGTCCCTGTTCAAGCGCTGCATGTCAGCCTTGGCCTGCCTGCTTCTCGCCTTGCCGGCAGCGGCACAGCCGCTGCCTTATCACGTCGACCCGGACGCCCGCGAAATCCTGCCAAATCTGCAACCGGTGCCGGCCATCCGCTTCCTGACCACGGCCGATTTTCCACCGTTCAATTTCCGCGATCCGGGTGGCGAACTGATTGGCTTTAATATCGATCTGGCACGACGGATCTGTATCGAGGTCAATGTGGCCTGCACCATCCAGGCCTGGCCCTGGGACCAGGCTGCAAATGCGCTGGCCGACAATCAGGGCGATGCGCTGATCGCCGGCCTGTCCATGACCCCTGAGAATGGCGAGCTTTACGACTTCTCTTCGGTCTATCTGGCGCTGCCCGGACGCTTTCTCACCCGGGCGCAGGCCGTAGAGGGCTTTCGAGCCGAAACGCTCGACGGACAAAAGGTGTCGGTCCGCGCCGGCAGCGCGCATGAGCAATTCCTGATCCGATACTTGCCGAACATCGAGCGGATGGAATTCGACGACGAACTCGAAGCGCTGGAGGCTGTGAAATCGGGTAGCGTTGCCGCGTTTTTCGGAGACGCCATGCGCGCCTCCTTCTGGCTCAACGACAATCTGGCCTGTTGCGGCTTTGCTGGCGAGCCCTATTTCCGCCCCGACCTTTTCGGGGACGGGTTGTCGATCGCAATGCCCGCCGGGAACGACGCCGTCCGCCATGCCATTGACTGGGCTTTGGTGCGGCTCAAGCAAAACGGCGCGCTCGATGAACTCTACCTGCGCTGGTTCCCCGTCGGCTTCTACTAG
- a CDS encoding tellurite resistance TerB family protein: protein MTSQAQDALIHVMIVAATSDSAITEKELTRITALIDRLPVFEGFDRTRLETVANQCADILNGQDGLDKVLDDAIAVLPAKLQDTAYALAVEVTAVDLYLEQEELRFLELLRDKLSLDRLTTAAIEVAARARHRKLPA from the coding sequence ATGACCAGCCAAGCCCAAGATGCCCTCATTCACGTGATGATCGTTGCCGCGACATCGGACAGCGCCATAACCGAAAAGGAACTGACGCGCATCACCGCGCTGATCGACCGCCTGCCGGTTTTCGAGGGTTTTGATCGCACTCGGCTTGAAACAGTCGCCAACCAATGCGCCGACATCCTCAACGGGCAGGACGGCCTCGACAAGGTGCTGGACGATGCGATTGCCGTCCTGCCGGCCAAGCTGCAGGACACGGCCTATGCGCTGGCCGTCGAAGTCACCGCTGTTGACCTCTATCTCGAACAGGAAGAGTTGCGCTTTCTCGAATTGCTGCGCGACAAGCTGAGCCTTGACCGGCTGACGACCGCCGCGATCGAGGTCGCAGCCCGCGCCCGGCACCGCAAGCTTCCGGCTTGA